From the Aerococcus viridans genome, the window CATCTCTTTTAACAGCCATTCCAGAGTTGATTGCAGTAATATCTTTATATACACCCGAAGTGCTCATATTTATTCTTTTAACACTATAGCCATTAGATAAACTCGGAGACATTTGCATATTTTTGGACTTTACGATAGGAACATGCATATATATTTCAGGATATTTGGATATTGATTCGTTAAGCTTGTCAAAGTACTTCACGGTAATTTTTGTATCTTGGTCAAAGATCACCACCCAGCTATCTGTATCAATTTCTTTTAAAGCCCGATTATATGCTTTACTTAACCCTGAATTACCCTCCATGTCTAGATATTTAATTGCTCGTTCATTGCAAAACATTACATTACTATTTTTCATTTGGGATTTGACGCTGTTATCACAAACGATAATATTTAAACTATCAATTCCTATTTTTAATAATGATTTTAATGTAATTGAGTTTTTACACGCCAAATTATAAATAAC encodes:
- a CDS encoding glycosyltransferase, which gives rise to MKFTCIVVIYNLACKNSITLKSLLKIGIDSLNIIVCDNSVKSQMKNSNVMFCNERAIKYLDMEGNSGLSKAYNRALKEIDTDSWVVIFDQDTKITVKYFDKLNESISKYPEIYMHVPIVKSKNMQMSPSLSNGYSVKRINMSTSGVYKDITAINSGMAVKRDVFEKTGSYNENIFLDYLDHYFVREYKKIFKKIAVFDCVIIQDFSDEDHTNYSRDLSRFEIYSKDFYEYCKDSIKGRAFYATKILYRSIKLSILHKNIAFLKIAIERRKG